From a single Nymphaea colorata isolate Beijing-Zhang1983 chromosome 4, ASM883128v2, whole genome shotgun sequence genomic region:
- the LOC116252140 gene encoding uncharacterized protein LOC116252140 — MFRQSSSRNQRTKGFRTKHGLQVFLLMAVCVWLLYQVKHSHDKRQALDESGAGSSEKVEDARHDVFNLGRKDISERIQMTTDRQKEDGDEEEEDEGKREVREEEEEEEGKHEENEEEERGVGDDELDERDQEKIDEDAEQEEELVDGEDEKENDGEKDNQFDDMDASETQKHNNDDAGSHDGESSSSHGLIHDTQILRSDIAKLEQEQESAIREQGEGSNERDPDKDIDTIDATLLQTKTKEAAMEELERSRNSSDLPRVLRERETVGDFSHNLTVSDVKLSEVEDESHLNSTVGELKEQIESDNYSTAETAETPVSMIGDKNITFSGTEDHEFQGHNTTLYKVQNQNRTLTEEQQENIDADSEDGESDEQLESLELDESEDENSLATQEERDALTDLETLPQHEDEEANNEAVSEE; from the coding sequence ATGTTTCGGCAGTCGTCTAGTAGGAACCAGAGGACCAAAGGGTTCAGAACCAAACATGGGTTGCAGGTTTTTCTGCTGATGGCCGTGTGCGTGTGGTTGCTGTATCAAGTTAAGCATTCCCATGATAAGAGGCAGGCATTGGATGAGAGTGGTGCAGGGAGTTCGGAGAAGGTAGAAGACGCTAGGCACGATGTTTTTAATCTTGGCAGGAAGGATATCAGCGAACGGATACAGATGACGACTGATAGGCAGAAAGAAGATGGGGacgaagaggaggaagacgaaggcAAGCGGGAGGTcagggaagaggaagaggaagaagaaggaaagcatGAGGagaatgaggaagaagaaagaggagtgGGAGACGACGAACTCGATGAGCGTGATCAAGAGAAAATAGATGAAGATGCTGAGCAGGAGGAGGAGCTTGTGGATGGTGAAGATGAGAAGGAGAACGATGGCGAAAAGGATAATCAGTTTGACGATATGGACGCGTCGGAGACCCAGAAACATAACAATGATGATGCAGGTTCACATGATGGAGAGAGCTCCTCCTCTCACGGGCTGATTCATGATACGCAAATCTTAAGGTCTGATATTGCGAAATTGGAGCAGGAGCAGGAGAGTGCTATTCGTGAACAAGGTGAAGGTTCCAATGAACGTGATCCTGATAAGGACATTGACACCATTGATGCCACTTTAttgcaaacaaaaacaaaggagGCTGCAATGGAAGAACTTGAACGAAGTAGAAATAGCAGTGACCTGCCTCGAGTTTTAAGGGAACGTGAAACCGTTGGTGATTTTTCTCACAACTTGACGGTCAGTGATGTGAAGTTATCCGAGGTAGAGGATGAATCCCATCTGAATTCAACAGTTGGAGAATTGAAAGAACAAATAGAGTCGGACAATTACTCTACAGCAGAAACTGCAGAAACCCCTGTTTCCATGATTGGAGATAAGAACATTACTTTCTCGGGGACTGAAGATCACGAGTTTCAAGGCCACAACACAACACTCTATAAGGTGCAGAATCAGAACAGAACTCTGACTGAAGAGCAACAAGAGAACATTGATGCAGATTCTGAAGATGGGGAGTCGGATGAACAGTTGGAGTCACTCGAGCTAGATGAATCAGAAGACGAGAATTCCTTGGCTACGCAGGAGGAAAGAGACGCTCTTACGGATCTGGAAACCTTACCACAACATGAAGATGAAGAGGCAAACAATGAGGCTGTGTCGGAAGAGTGA
- the LOC126410000 gene encoding uncharacterized protein LOC126410000, translated as MWTVLAKMYGRKKRHLRTYQIKRSIYSLAQGDLSVAAFYAALKTKWEELDYHVTDEWKCGSDNSLYWEKEWMDRTFLFLGGLRDEFESIRSQILNGDEIPGIEEVYARVESEEERRQVMHLDTGHGPSAFVSRASGTGQRPARHCTHCNKLGHSVDFCWDLHPEKRLVRGRPPSGKRSPSVSDSSQSNPSSGAKSKLSPDQLKELQAYISRLSTTPEESSTSEGAQLAQALVASTDPGLGDGEEDWDWFGY; from the exons atgtggactgtgcttgcaaagatgtatggtcgcaagaagagacatctgcgcacctatcagattaaacgcagtatttactccctggcacagggtgatttgtctgttgctgccttctatgctgccctgaagaccaaatgggaggagctagattatcatgtgactgatgagtggaagtgcggttcagataattccctctactgggaaaaggaatggatggaccgtacgtttctgtttctgggaggcctgcgggatgaatttgagtctattcgtagccagattcttaatggtgatgagattccggggatagaggaagtatatgctcgtgttgagtctgaagaagaacgtcgccaggtgatgcatcttgacaccggtcatggcccttctgcctttgtcagccgtgcctcagggactgggcagcgtcctgcccggcattgcactcattgcaacaagttggggcattcggtggatttctgttgggatcttcatcccgagaagagactggtcagaggtcgtcctccctctggcaagcgtagcccttctgtgtctgattccagtcagagcaatccttctagtggtgcaaagtctaAGCTGTCCCCTgatcaactcaaggagctacaggcgtacatcagccgcttatctactacccctgaggagtcctccacgtctgaaggggctcagctagcccaagccctcgttgcctcgactgatccag gacttggtgacggggaagaagattgggattggttcggttactga